The following are from one region of the Pocillopora verrucosa isolate sample1 chromosome 3, ASM3666991v2, whole genome shotgun sequence genome:
- the LOC136279973 gene encoding acyl-coenzyme A synthetase ACSM4, mitochondrial-like isoform X2: protein MQDILTFPREPGDDSRPDSVGKLLTGIDMLIVDEKYNEVTPGTQGRVVVRVKPYCPVGMFTRYVDDPEKTESCFCGDFFITGDLGRMDEDSYFWIVGRTDDVLIIDGCNIIPGDVENCLKEHPAVLNCVVVSVSYLNRQWLQK from the exons ATGCAGGATATCTTGACTTTTCCAAGAGAACCTGGGGATGATTCCCGTCCCGATTCAGTCGGGAAACTTCTTACCGGAATCGATATGCTG ATTGTCGATGAGAAATATAATGAAGTAACCCCAGGTACACAGGGAAGAGTTGTTGTTCGTGTGAAGCCTTATTGTCCCGTGGGAATGTTCACTCGTTATGTG gacGATCCAGAGAAAACTGAGTCATGTTTTTGCGGAGATTTCTTTATCACTG GTGATTTGGGTCGAATGGACGAAGACAGTTATTTCTGGATCGTTGGAAGAACTGACGACGTTTTAATCATCGACGG ATGTAACATAATCCCTGGCGACGTAGAAAACTGTCTTAAAGAACATCCAGCTGTATTGAACTGCGTTGTGGTCAGCGTTTCTTATCTCAATAGACAG TGGcttcaaaaatga
- the LOC131786531 gene encoding acyl-coenzyme A synthetase ACSM4, mitochondrial, which yields MDFLGIRGTKGFCVPDYFNFADVIDEWAQKEKEGKKQSDHPALWWIDGAGNEVKWTFGDVAVNSKKVANLLSNEADVKPGDRVMVILPAIPEYWLIQAACLRTGSVFLIMPTNVGPKELHRRMLKSKPVCVVAAPCDQVNNELLDVVDEVFCSAEVDIRSRILVNRMKYEERRRDWLLFEDLFQKASADYHSVKSQSSDPVIIYHTSGTTGNSKMVEHSQASTGLCSGGMRRSHFVESDLIWIASPTGWPVLSVVSFFSTWSVGAGTFVHYVAFVTARKALETLQKHPITDAQFSHSLYLKALDDEDLKSLSFAKLKRFFVAGEPASKHMIRRWKEETGIELWNYYGQTETVRVL from the exons ATGGATTTTCTGGGGATTAGAGGAACAAAAGGTTTTTGTGTTCCAGATTATTTCAACTTTGCTGACGTTATAGACGAGTGGGCACAAAAAGAAAAG GAGGGcaaaaaacaaagtgatcaTCCAGCTCTGTGGTGGATTGATGGTGCTGGTAACGAGGTTAAGTGGACTTTTGGAGATGTTGCTGTGAACTCTAAAAA aGTTGCTAATCTTCTGTCTAATGAGGCTGACGTCAAACCAGGAGATCGTGTGATGGTGATATTACCAGCAATTCCAGAATATTGGCTGATACAGGCGGCCTGTTTGAGAACAG GTAGTGTATTCTTAATAATGCCAACAAATGTTGGTCCAAAAGAGCTTCACCGAAGAATGTTAAAATCAAAACCAGTGTGTGTGGTGGCAGCTCCTTGTGATCAGGTCAATAACGAACTACTGGATGTGGTAGATGAG GTTTTTTGCTCTGCGGAAGTCGATATACGGAGCAGGATTTTGGTCAACAGAATGAAATATGAAGAAAG GCGAAGAGATTGGCTCTTATTTGAAGATCTCTTTCAAAAAGCAAGTGCTGATTATCAC TCCGTGAAGTCTCAAAGCTCAGATCCTGTAATTATATACCACACAAGCGGAACAACGGGGAATTCTAAGATGGTAGAACATTCACAAGCCAGCACAGGCCTGTGTAGTGGTGGAATGAGGAG gtCTCATTTCGTGGAATCTGACTTGATTTGGATTGCTTCCCCCACGGGTTGGCCAGTTCTCTCCGTCGTCAGTTTCTTCTCGACCTGGTCTGTTGGCGCTGGCACGTTTGTACATTATGTTGCATTTGTGACCGCCCGTAAAGCTTTGGAGACCCTTCAAAAGCATCCGATTACTGACGCACAATTTAGCCATTCACTTTACTTGAAAGCCTTAGACGACGAGGATCTCAAGAGCCTTAGCTTCGCGAAATTAAAACGCTTTTTTGTGGCTGGAGAGCCAGCGAGCAAGCATATGATTCGCAGATGGAAAGAGGAAACAGGGATAGAACTTTGGAATTACTATGGTCAAACGGAAACCGTACGAGTCTTGTAA
- the LOC136279973 gene encoding acyl-coenzyme A synthetase ACSM4, mitochondrial-like isoform X1, with protein sequence MQDILTFPREPGDDSRPDSVGKLLTGIDMLIVDEKYNEVTPGTQGRVVVRVKPYCPVGMFTRYVDDPEKTESCFCGDFFITGDLGRMDEDSYFWIVGRTDDVLIIDGCNIIPGDVENCLKEHPAVLNCVVVSVSYLNRQIMKAFIVLSSGFKNENQDHLIKTLQDHVTYNSASWMSPEKMEFIDDLPKTGTGKVDRRKLQCADL encoded by the exons ATGCAGGATATCTTGACTTTTCCAAGAGAACCTGGGGATGATTCCCGTCCCGATTCAGTCGGGAAACTTCTTACCGGAATCGATATGCTG ATTGTCGATGAGAAATATAATGAAGTAACCCCAGGTACACAGGGAAGAGTTGTTGTTCGTGTGAAGCCTTATTGTCCCGTGGGAATGTTCACTCGTTATGTG gacGATCCAGAGAAAACTGAGTCATGTTTTTGCGGAGATTTCTTTATCACTG GTGATTTGGGTCGAATGGACGAAGACAGTTATTTCTGGATCGTTGGAAGAACTGACGACGTTTTAATCATCGACGG ATGTAACATAATCCCTGGCGACGTAGAAAACTGTCTTAAAGAACATCCAGCTGTATTGAACTGCGTTGTGGTCAGCGTTTCTTATCTCAATAGACAG ATCATGAAAGCTTTCATTGTGTTATCTAGTGGcttcaaaaatgaaaatcaagacCATTTGATCAAAACGCTACAAGATCATGTGACATACAATAGTGCATCCTGGATGTCTCCAGAGAAG ATGGAATTCATCGATGATCTTCCAAAGACTGGAACGGGCAAGGTTGACAGACGAAAACTACAATGTGCTGATTTGTGA